The following are encoded in a window of Pseudoalteromonas sp. MM1 genomic DNA:
- a CDS encoding aspartate aminotransferase family protein, producing MQVTRDLFNDVMVPNYNPSAVIPVRGEGSRVWDQNNNEFIDFAGGIAVNCLGHCHPALVSALKEQGEKIWHLSNVMTNEPALRLAQKMVEATFADKVYFANSGAEANEAALKLARRFALDVHGEEKSQIIAFNKGFHGRTFFTVTVGGQAAYSDGFGPKPGDIMHCDYNDIAAFEALISDKTCAVMMEPLQGEGGIISPTDEFAKKVRELCTKHNALLIFDEVQTGVGRTGDLYAYEGLGVVPDILTTAKALGGGFPIGAMITRTAIAEHLKVGTHGSTYGGNPLACAVAEAAFDTVNTPDVLNGVKEREQLFRDGLNAINEKYNVFSEVRGKGLLIGAVLNEKFEGRARDFLVASANNGLMNLVAGMNVIRFTPSLVIPFEDIKEGLARFEKAASDVVNG from the coding sequence ATGCAAGTAACAAGAGACTTATTTAACGATGTAATGGTGCCAAACTACAACCCGTCGGCTGTTATTCCAGTGCGAGGTGAAGGCTCACGTGTATGGGATCAAAATAACAACGAGTTTATTGATTTTGCTGGTGGTATTGCCGTTAATTGTTTAGGCCACTGCCACCCTGCACTTGTATCTGCTTTAAAAGAGCAAGGCGAGAAAATTTGGCACTTATCAAATGTAATGACTAACGAACCTGCCCTGCGTTTAGCACAAAAAATGGTTGAAGCCACATTTGCTGATAAAGTTTACTTTGCAAACTCAGGCGCAGAAGCTAACGAAGCAGCACTCAAGCTAGCGCGTCGTTTTGCTTTAGATGTACACGGCGAAGAAAAATCGCAAATTATTGCCTTTAATAAAGGTTTTCACGGCCGCACATTTTTTACAGTAACCGTGGGCGGCCAAGCAGCTTACTCTGATGGGTTTGGTCCTAAGCCTGGCGACATTATGCATTGTGATTACAACGACATTGCAGCATTTGAAGCACTTATTAGTGATAAAACGTGTGCAGTAATGATGGAGCCACTGCAAGGTGAAGGCGGTATTATTTCACCAACAGATGAATTTGCTAAAAAAGTACGCGAGTTATGTACTAAGCATAATGCACTGCTTATTTTTGATGAAGTACAAACCGGTGTTGGCCGTACTGGCGATTTATACGCATACGAAGGCTTAGGCGTAGTGCCTGATATTTTAACGACCGCTAAAGCACTTGGTGGTGGTTTTCCTATTGGTGCGATGATCACCCGCACAGCTATTGCTGAGCATTTAAAAGTAGGTACGCACGGCTCTACTTACGGTGGTAACCCACTGGCATGTGCCGTAGCAGAAGCAGCCTTTGATACAGTAAATACGCCTGATGTATTAAATGGCGTAAAAGAGCGCGAGCAGTTATTCCGCGATGGCTTAAACGCTATTAACGAAAAGTACAACGTATTTAGTGAAGTACGTGGTAAAGGTTTACTTATTGGCGCTGTATTAAACGAAAAATTTGAAGGCCGCGCACGCGACTTTTTAGTTGCAAGTGCTAACAATGGCTTAATGAACTTAGTGGCGGGCATGAACGTGATTCGTTTTACTCCTTCTTTAGTAATTCCATTTGAAGACATTAAAGAAGGCCTAGCACGCTTTGAAAAAGCAGCAAGCGACGTAGTAAACGGCTAA
- a CDS encoding DUF3081 domain-containing protein, whose product MKNELDNKQILSVYERIQQRGRKNDIGKHYQGVTAYSDIDGYTIYLEGSGVLLRFGFHNAYHLDYEHDKHKDDFLKKLYNIANEE is encoded by the coding sequence ATGAAAAACGAACTCGATAACAAGCAGATCCTCTCTGTGTACGAACGTATTCAGCAGCGCGGTAGAAAAAACGATATTGGTAAACATTATCAAGGTGTTACCGCTTACTCTGACATTGATGGCTACACTATTTATTTAGAAGGTAGCGGCGTATTATTGCGCTTTGGGTTTCATAATGCCTACCACTTAGATTATGAGCATGACAAACATAAAGACGACTTTTTAAAAAAACTATACAACATTGCTAATGAGGAATAA
- a CDS encoding flavohemoglobin expression-modulating QEGLA motif protein, translating to MIDKALLLKTRELSEQLIALQTPIRILDAINWDKQIKEDFFRQKCQKNPLVDSAYYQQRDLGFTPSELRQAFSTLHRNIINQLGQLNPISQYMGKMCSEYKTVLSMLEYRGTSEFHDLSVELFGHPKDLFHAGEPSLFELANMLEKPLQNLLVADILPDDPINIDAGDAVRILSEQVNSSMSGINVEVMLSDGIVSDAAAGANNIKLNQDVKFSQRELDILEVHEGWIHVGTTQNGLAQPYLTCLSKGTPSSTVTQEGLAVLTEIITLKSTPRRLSKLVNRIQAVTKVIDGAEFVDIFRDYLAQGLSKDESYTLAQRVFRGSTATGLPFTKDIAYIKGFVLVYNLIRVAIQLGRIDQLPLLLVGKISIDDFRLISQLHSLGVIESPKFVPPHFKDLRGLATWLSFGRFIGDLSFEQLENDYKPLFL from the coding sequence ATGATAGACAAGGCTTTACTTCTTAAAACTCGCGAACTGTCGGAGCAATTAATTGCTTTACAAACGCCGATTAGAATACTCGATGCCATTAATTGGGATAAACAAATAAAAGAGGATTTTTTTAGGCAAAAGTGCCAAAAAAATCCGTTAGTCGATAGCGCTTATTATCAGCAGCGTGATTTAGGGTTTACCCCTAGCGAATTACGCCAAGCCTTTTCGACTTTGCATCGCAATATCATTAACCAGCTTGGGCAACTTAATCCTATTTCTCAATATATGGGTAAAATGTGTAGCGAGTATAAAACGGTGCTCAGTATGCTTGAGTATAGAGGTACGAGCGAGTTTCATGATTTGTCGGTAGAGCTTTTTGGGCACCCTAAAGATTTATTTCATGCGGGTGAGCCTTCACTCTTCGAACTTGCAAATATGCTAGAAAAACCGCTCCAAAATTTATTAGTAGCCGATATTTTACCTGATGACCCTATAAATATTGATGCAGGCGATGCGGTGCGAATACTATCAGAGCAAGTTAACAGTAGTATGTCAGGTATTAATGTAGAGGTTATGCTCAGCGACGGGATTGTTAGTGATGCGGCAGCAGGCGCAAATAATATTAAGCTAAACCAAGATGTTAAATTCTCACAACGTGAGCTTGATATTCTAGAAGTTCATGAAGGCTGGATACATGTAGGTACCACTCAAAATGGCTTAGCTCAACCTTACTTAACATGCTTGAGTAAAGGTACGCCAAGTTCAACGGTAACCCAAGAAGGGTTAGCTGTTTTAACAGAAATAATTACCCTCAAATCAACGCCTAGGCGTTTATCAAAGTTAGTAAATCGTATTCAAGCGGTTACCAAAGTGATTGATGGTGCAGAGTTTGTAGATATATTCCGTGATTACTTAGCGCAGGGGCTGTCTAAAGATGAAAGCTATACGTTAGCACAACGTGTATTTAGAGGTAGCACGGCAACAGGCTTACCTTTTACTAAGGATATTGCTTATATAAAAGGGTTTGTGCTGGTATATAACTTAATTCGTGTCGCTATTCAGCTTGGGCGCATTGATCAGCTGCCATTACTATTAGTAGGGAAAATATCTATTGATGACTTTAGACTTATATCGCAATTACATAGTTTAGGTGTTATTGAAAGCCCAAAATTTGTACCACCACATTTTAAAGATTTACGTGGTTTGGCGACGTGGTTGAGCTTTGGCAGATTTATAGGTGACTTATCGTTTGAGCAGTTAGAAAACGACTACAAGCCGTTATTTTTGTAA
- the astD gene encoding succinylglutamate-semialdehyde dehydrogenase, whose translation MNTHLINNQWHSGQGPAFSSVNPSNGEVVWQGNGANAEQVDSAINAARAAQVQWADTPIESRITILENFVAQLKEHSEEFAAIIARETGKPLWETRTEVGAMTGKVAISIKAYNERTGTTENPMPGAKAFIRHKPHGVVAIFGPYNFPGHLPNGHIVPAILAGNTVVFKPSELTPHVAEFTLALWLKAGLPAGVINLVQGEVETGKALASHKDIDGLFFTGSSNTGHLLHKQFAGHPGKILALEMGGNNPLIVKDVADVNAAVHDIIQSGFITSGQRCTCARRVFIENSTNGDAILEKLISATKNIVVDDSFATNQPFMGAMISEKAALGMIAAQNELVESGGEILVELKQLKAGTGFVSPGIIDVTNITNMADEEHFGPLIKIYRYNDFDSAIAEANNTSFGLSAGLLGDNEDDYSHFLKRIRAGIVNWNRPITGASSAAPFGGIGASGNHRASAYYAADYCAYPVASVESDKVNLPQTLAPGLVIE comes from the coding sequence ATGAACACACACCTTATAAATAACCAATGGCATTCAGGCCAAGGCCCCGCTTTTAGCTCTGTTAATCCGAGTAACGGCGAAGTTGTATGGCAAGGCAATGGCGCAAATGCAGAGCAAGTAGATTCTGCAATTAATGCAGCTAGAGCCGCACAAGTACAATGGGCAGATACGCCAATTGAGTCGCGTATTACTATACTTGAAAACTTCGTAGCACAATTAAAAGAGCACAGCGAAGAATTTGCAGCCATTATAGCGCGCGAAACCGGCAAGCCACTTTGGGAAACACGCACAGAAGTAGGCGCTATGACAGGTAAAGTAGCCATTTCTATCAAAGCCTATAATGAACGCACCGGCACCACAGAAAACCCAATGCCAGGTGCTAAAGCCTTCATACGCCATAAACCACACGGCGTTGTGGCTATATTTGGCCCTTACAACTTCCCTGGGCATTTACCAAACGGCCATATTGTACCTGCCATTTTAGCGGGTAACACCGTGGTATTTAAACCATCTGAACTAACCCCTCACGTTGCTGAATTTACTTTAGCACTTTGGTTAAAAGCGGGCTTACCAGCGGGTGTTATTAACCTAGTACAAGGTGAAGTAGAAACCGGTAAAGCACTTGCTTCACATAAAGACATAGACGGCTTATTTTTTACCGGCAGTTCAAACACTGGCCATTTACTACATAAGCAGTTTGCCGGCCACCCAGGTAAGATTTTAGCGCTTGAAATGGGCGGTAATAACCCATTAATAGTTAAAGATGTTGCCGATGTAAACGCTGCAGTACACGATATTATTCAATCTGGCTTTATTACTTCTGGCCAGCGCTGTACTTGTGCACGCCGCGTGTTTATTGAGAATTCAACCAATGGCGATGCCATTTTAGAAAAACTTATTAGCGCAACCAAAAATATTGTTGTTGATGACAGTTTTGCCACTAACCAGCCATTTATGGGTGCGATGATAAGCGAAAAAGCCGCCCTGGGTATGATTGCAGCGCAAAATGAATTAGTTGAGAGCGGCGGCGAAATACTCGTTGAGCTTAAGCAGTTAAAAGCAGGCACAGGGTTTGTAAGCCCAGGTATTATTGATGTAACTAACATCACCAACATGGCCGATGAAGAACACTTTGGCCCGCTTATAAAAATTTACCGCTACAACGACTTTGACAGCGCAATAGCAGAGGCTAACAACACCAGCTTTGGTTTATCAGCAGGCTTACTTGGCGATAACGAAGATGATTACAGCCACTTTTTAAAGCGTATTCGTGCTGGCATAGTAAATTGGAACCGCCCTATTACAGGTGCCTCTAGTGCTGCGCCGTTTGGTGGCATAGGCGCAAGTGGTAACCACAGAGCAAGTGCGTATTATGCTGCAGATTACTGCGCTTACCCTGTTGCTTCGGTTGAATCAGACAAAGTAAATTTACCGCAAACTTTAGCACCCGGCTTAGTAATAGAATAA
- a CDS encoding type III PLP-dependent enzyme — protein MALSTQLQDTVTKVPAVAVAANQTIDYVQPTNMHIEQLAAQFGAPLMVLDCEAIRHQYRALKHALPGVVLHFALKPLPHAAVVRTLLEEGASFDLATSGEVDLVASQGVPSERTIHTHPIKRDSDIRDALAYGCTVFVVDNINELEKFIAYKDQAEILVRLSFRNKDAFADLSKKFGCSPEAAIDIISYAQQLGIRIKGLSFHVGSQSPNPTKYVEAINACAKVIKQVSELGLPALSTLDIGGGFPVPYSADVLPIDVFCAPINTALAQLPETMQIFAEPGRFIVASSVTSVASVMGQAMREGKTWYYLDDGIYGSFSGLMFDEAAYPIGSAKQDGERFESVLAGPTCDSIDVISDSIMLPKLNNGDLIISRMMGAYTLATATDFNFFKRAEVVVLNEQVHSQVLTG, from the coding sequence ATGGCTTTATCAACTCAACTACAAGACACCGTAACTAAAGTACCTGCAGTAGCGGTTGCTGCAAATCAAACAATTGATTATGTACAACCGACCAACATGCATATAGAACAACTTGCAGCACAATTTGGCGCGCCACTGATGGTGCTTGATTGCGAAGCTATTCGCCACCAATACCGTGCACTTAAGCACGCACTGCCTGGCGTTGTATTACATTTTGCTTTAAAGCCTTTACCCCATGCTGCAGTTGTGCGCACGTTATTAGAAGAAGGCGCAAGCTTTGATTTAGCAACCAGTGGCGAAGTGGACTTAGTCGCGAGCCAGGGCGTGCCAAGTGAGCGCACTATTCACACACACCCAATAAAACGCGACAGTGACATTCGCGACGCACTTGCTTACGGCTGTACAGTGTTTGTGGTGGATAACATTAACGAGCTTGAAAAGTTTATTGCCTATAAAGATCAGGCTGAAATTTTAGTGCGCCTTAGCTTTCGTAATAAAGATGCATTTGCAGATTTATCTAAAAAGTTTGGCTGCAGCCCAGAAGCAGCAATTGACATTATTAGCTATGCACAACAGCTTGGTATTCGTATTAAAGGGTTATCGTTTCATGTAGGTTCGCAATCACCTAATCCTACTAAATACGTTGAGGCGATTAATGCCTGTGCAAAAGTGATTAAACAAGTGAGCGAGTTAGGTTTACCAGCACTAAGTACTCTAGATATTGGCGGTGGTTTTCCTGTGCCGTACAGCGCGGATGTGCTACCAATTGATGTGTTTTGTGCACCTATTAATACTGCACTTGCACAGCTACCAGAAACAATGCAAATTTTTGCTGAACCTGGGCGTTTTATTGTAGCAAGTAGTGTTACGAGCGTTGCCTCTGTAATGGGACAAGCAATGCGCGAAGGTAAAACATGGTACTACTTAGATGATGGCATTTATGGCTCTTTTAGCGGCTTAATGTTTGATGAGGCAGCCTACCCTATCGGTAGTGCCAAACAAGATGGCGAACGTTTTGAGTCAGTACTTGCAGGTCCAACTTGCGACAGTATAGATGTAATAAGTGATTCAATTATGCTGCCAAAATTAAACAACGGCGATTTAATTATAAGTCGTATGATGGGTGCTTACACGCTAGCTACAGCAACCGACTTTAACTTTTTTAAACGTGCTGAAGTTGTTGTATTGAACGAGCAAGTACACAGCCAAGTTTTAACCGGTTAA
- a CDS encoding DUF1338 domain-containing protein, whose protein sequence is MHTNVNTLFENLWDNYLAVTPSADKIHDLLGSTQKDDIINDHIALRTFNIEKVGLEKLAAHFLALGYTECGEYHFEAKKLYAKHFEHSDPKQPKVFISELLVEKCSPELQAIVTDMVNQIDENAVTADNFLYSGTHWQVSSDTYKQLLAESEYAAWMSAWGYRANHFTVNINMLAKFDNIQDVNQALKDAGFALNTSGGEVKGSPEVLLEQSSTLADDYAVTFSDGELRIPSCFYEFAIRYPKADGELYTGFVAASADKIFESTNAR, encoded by the coding sequence ATGCATACCAACGTAAATACATTATTTGAAAACCTATGGGATAACTATTTAGCAGTTACGCCATCGGCAGATAAAATTCATGACCTTCTGGGTTCAACGCAAAAAGATGACATTATTAACGACCATATTGCGCTGCGTACCTTTAATATTGAAAAAGTAGGCCTTGAAAAACTAGCCGCACACTTTTTAGCGCTGGGTTATACAGAGTGTGGCGAATACCACTTTGAAGCTAAAAAGCTATACGCTAAGCACTTCGAGCACAGCGACCCTAAGCAACCTAAAGTATTTATTTCAGAGTTATTAGTAGAAAAGTGCTCACCAGAGCTGCAAGCTATTGTTACCGATATGGTAAATCAAATAGATGAAAACGCAGTAACTGCCGATAACTTTTTATACTCAGGCACCCATTGGCAGGTAAGTAGCGACACTTACAAGCAATTACTCGCTGAAAGTGAGTACGCAGCATGGATGTCGGCATGGGGCTACCGTGCCAATCACTTTACTGTAAATATTAACATGCTTGCTAAGTTTGACAATATTCAGGATGTTAACCAAGCGCTTAAAGACGCAGGTTTTGCTCTTAATACATCTGGCGGCGAAGTAAAAGGCTCACCAGAGGTGTTATTAGAGCAATCATCTACCCTTGCAGATGATTACGCCGTTACCTTTAGCGACGGTGAACTACGCATCCCTAGCTGTTTTTATGAGTTTGCGATTAGATACCCTAAAGCCGATGGCGAGCTTTACACGGGATTTGTTGCTGCCTCTGCTGATAAAATATTTGAAAGCACTAACGCTCGTTAA
- a CDS encoding isoamylase early set domain-containing protein: protein MLNKRFFKTKNEAEVTFEFTHPDAEQVSLVGEFTDWQPVPMKLNKKEGVFKCKQRLPVDQQYHFRYLINGDIWDNDHQADDYLPNTFGTENSIVNTQRIN, encoded by the coding sequence ATGTTGAATAAACGTTTTTTTAAAACAAAAAATGAAGCTGAAGTTACCTTTGAGTTTACTCACCCTGATGCAGAGCAAGTAAGTTTAGTTGGCGAATTTACCGATTGGCAACCGGTACCCATGAAGCTTAATAAAAAAGAAGGGGTATTTAAATGCAAGCAGAGATTGCCTGTTGATCAGCAGTATCATTTTCGTTATTTGATTAATGGTGATATTTGGGATAACGACCACCAAGCGGATGATTACCTACCTAATACATTTGGCACAGAAAATAGCATAGTGAATACTCAACGCATAAATTAA
- a CDS encoding Lrp/AsnC family transcriptional regulator encodes MITPQDEKLLSILKTNARASISDLARMLNLSRSTVQSRMLKLEETGVIKGYSVDYGEDYLSSMVSAHVSIKVMQKLTTKTNLELKQIDAISQLYAISGEFDLIAVVQAQNLEKLSHLLDDIGNLDGVERTTSSVILETKFKR; translated from the coding sequence ATGATAACTCCACAAGATGAAAAGCTACTTTCAATTTTAAAAACAAATGCACGTGCAAGTATTTCTGACCTAGCGCGCATGCTTAATTTATCGCGCTCTACCGTGCAAAGCCGTATGTTAAAGCTTGAAGAAACCGGTGTTATAAAAGGGTATAGCGTAGATTACGGTGAAGACTATTTAAGCAGTATGGTGTCGGCTCATGTGTCTATAAAAGTGATGCAAAAACTCACCACCAAAACCAATTTAGAGCTAAAACAAATTGATGCTATTTCCCAGCTTTATGCAATAAGCGGTGAGTTTGATTTAATTGCTGTAGTGCAAGCGCAAAATTTAGAAAAACTAAGCCATTTACTTGATGATATAGGTAATTTAGATGGCGTAGAGCGCACAACGTCGTCGGTTATTTTAGAAACAAAATTTAAGCGTTAG
- the astA gene encoding arginine N-succinyltransferase, giving the protein MQVLRPITTADFAALKQIAIESGHGFTSLPVDDEQLKEKIDRAEKSFAKNINQPLDESYLFVLEDSETGEVIGTTAIEAAVGLSVPLYHYHLGKTVHHSPTLNVYNTVDILSMCNDYTGCSEICTLFLRENSRKGLTGRFLSRSRFLFMAQHSERFTDTVIAEMRGVSDEEGHSPFWQWLQEHFFSIEFPQADHLVGLGDKVFISELMPKYPIYVNLLSKKAQAVIGHVHDKTKPALKLLEKEGFEHRGYVDLFDAGPTVEAKLGNIRSIRESQVCPITIGELEHISQHSSDTLAVCNQGVSGFRATFTQHAHYNHAKHTLVISQEVADALNLSQGDAARFFRL; this is encoded by the coding sequence ATGCAAGTATTACGTCCTATTACCACTGCAGATTTTGCTGCACTTAAGCAAATTGCAATCGAGTCAGGCCATGGCTTTACCTCACTGCCTGTAGATGATGAGCAATTAAAAGAAAAAATAGATCGCGCCGAAAAAAGCTTTGCTAAAAATATCAATCAGCCACTCGATGAAAGCTACCTATTTGTTTTAGAAGATAGCGAAACAGGTGAAGTAATTGGTACTACCGCCATAGAAGCCGCTGTTGGTTTATCTGTGCCTTTGTACCATTACCATTTAGGTAAAACAGTACACCACTCGCCTACACTGAATGTTTATAATACCGTTGATATTTTAAGTATGTGTAACGATTACACCGGATGCTCTGAAATATGCACTTTGTTTTTGCGCGAAAACAGCCGTAAAGGCTTAACCGGGCGCTTTTTATCACGCTCACGTTTTTTATTTATGGCGCAGCACAGCGAACGCTTTACCGACACAGTGATAGCTGAAATGCGTGGTGTAAGTGACGAAGAAGGCCATTCACCGTTTTGGCAATGGTTGCAGGAGCACTTTTTTAGCATTGAGTTTCCTCAAGCCGACCATTTAGTGGGTCTCGGCGATAAAGTGTTTATTAGTGAGTTAATGCCTAAATACCCTATTTATGTAAACTTACTCAGTAAAAAAGCCCAAGCAGTTATTGGCCACGTGCATGACAAAACAAAACCGGCGCTCAAATTACTTGAAAAAGAAGGTTTTGAGCATCGTGGCTACGTTGATTTGTTTGATGCGGGCCCTACGGTAGAAGCAAAGCTTGGTAATATTCGCAGTATTCGTGAGTCTCAAGTATGCCCTATTACCATTGGCGAGCTGGAACATATTAGCCAGCACAGCTCAGATACTTTAGCCGTTTGTAATCAAGGTGTAAGTGGGTTTAGAGCAACCTTTACCCAGCACGCCCATTATAACCACGCTAAGCACACATTAGTAATAAGCCAAGAAGTGGCTGATGCCCTTAATTTATCCCAAGGAGATGCAGCGCGTTTTTTCCGCCTGTAA
- a CDS encoding transporter substrate-binding domain-containing protein, with translation MTIIFRTFTLSCMSVFTKLLIILHVLLISPLIHANEPLTLLSRANASTDSFLNSDKTFESLLNHTIDTKLQWTNQARLIKRLMGNEAVCSYDIIKTPAREKHILFSNIPTTIYEQRKIYSFKRILQNFPERVSVAQLLEKDFTLAVDSGTSYQKLEPVLTKYRDQIAAISSEDTSSQLPQLLIHNRIDMIVDYEVNVLGALTSEQLKQIDSREIAEFPEFVNGYFACSKSTLGEKVIKTINILMETPEIYDRLQKSLQQAYSADTSSEMLLAYAKEHVYLTSDE, from the coding sequence ATGACAATAATATTTAGAACATTTACACTAAGTTGCATGTCTGTATTTACTAAACTTTTAATTATCTTGCATGTGCTGCTTATATCACCTTTGATCCATGCAAATGAACCACTTACATTACTCTCCAGAGCGAATGCGTCTACTGATAGCTTTTTAAATTCAGATAAAACATTCGAAAGCCTGCTCAATCATACTATTGACACTAAATTGCAGTGGACCAATCAAGCACGGTTAATAAAGCGGCTTATGGGTAATGAAGCAGTATGCAGCTACGATATAATAAAAACGCCAGCGCGTGAAAAGCATATTTTGTTCTCAAATATACCAACCACTATTTACGAGCAACGAAAAATTTATTCTTTTAAACGCATCTTGCAAAACTTTCCTGAACGAGTCTCTGTTGCCCAATTACTTGAAAAAGATTTTACCCTTGCCGTAGATTCAGGAACAAGTTATCAAAAACTTGAGCCTGTTTTAACAAAGTATAGAGATCAAATTGCCGCGATCAGTTCTGAAGACACCAGCTCTCAACTACCTCAACTTCTTATTCATAATAGAATAGACATGATTGTCGATTATGAGGTTAACGTACTCGGTGCACTCACCAGTGAGCAATTAAAACAAATAGACAGCCGTGAAATAGCTGAGTTCCCTGAGTTTGTTAACGGCTACTTTGCATGTAGTAAGTCAACACTCGGTGAAAAAGTAATAAAAACCATTAATATTTTAATGGAAACCCCCGAAATTTACGATCGCCTACAAAAAAGCTTACAGCAAGCCTATAGTGCAGATACATCTAGCGAAATGTTACTGGCTTACGCTAAAGAACACGTATATTTGACCTCTGATGAGTAA
- a CDS encoding cellulose-binding family II protein, whose translation MPTTLFFVLLTLTEPLKFGTNVSLTTPDNAVNQVQCILHNMNMPFELKSLSWLRARREVKLDRLDGYFTTHLTYEMSQHGKLSSPIYLENWYWFTHPNSINVDPKKLRYGVVRGSYQANWFKTQNITSLVEVNSLEEIVNVLHHHRVDKVLLDLDDFNNTADNLGIDASPYQRSFYRYVPLGVFAANKLINSHPSFLDKFDETIPQCAPAPFYLSQGEQVQILDKLLTPLEGLISQPIITDTVTQSNHIQLSKKELKLADELWVKEVKAHQHGLAKKMLLIDASLYLKQWQTQFNGIVTETILIDKQGKNAAISKITSDYWQGDESKFSLVYKQSIAHRFSSVEYDASTHHFQVHLSLPIKDPQGEHIGVITLGVDVEKALHSFNNIVLN comes from the coding sequence ATGCCCACAACGCTATTTTTTGTGCTGTTAACTTTAACTGAGCCTTTAAAATTTGGTACCAATGTATCGCTTACAACGCCAGATAATGCGGTTAACCAAGTGCAATGTATATTACACAATATGAACATGCCATTTGAGTTGAAATCGCTGTCTTGGCTTAGGGCTCGTCGCGAAGTAAAGTTAGATAGATTAGATGGGTATTTTACAACGCATTTAACCTATGAGATGAGCCAGCATGGTAAGTTGTCGTCACCTATTTATCTAGAAAATTGGTACTGGTTTACTCACCCCAATAGTATTAATGTAGATCCCAAAAAATTGCGTTATGGTGTAGTCCGTGGCAGTTATCAAGCTAATTGGTTTAAAACACAAAATATTACCTCGCTTGTTGAGGTAAACTCGCTGGAAGAAATAGTGAACGTGCTTCACCATCATAGGGTAGATAAAGTATTACTCGATTTAGATGATTTTAATAATACTGCTGACAACTTAGGTATTGACGCTTCGCCATACCAACGCTCGTTTTATCGCTATGTGCCTTTAGGTGTTTTTGCTGCCAATAAGCTTATTAATTCGCATCCATCTTTTTTAGACAAATTTGACGAAACGATCCCACAATGTGCTCCTGCACCGTTTTACTTATCCCAAGGTGAACAAGTACAAATACTTGATAAGTTGTTAACGCCACTGGAGGGGTTAATTTCACAGCCAATAATCACAGATACAGTAACACAGAGTAACCATATTCAGCTGAGCAAAAAAGAGCTTAAACTAGCAGATGAGCTTTGGGTTAAAGAAGTAAAAGCACATCAACATGGTTTAGCTAAAAAGATGTTACTTATTGATGCCTCATTATATTTAAAACAATGGCAAACTCAGTTCAACGGCATAGTTACAGAAACTATACTGATAGATAAGCAAGGCAAAAATGCGGCTATAAGTAAAATAACCAGTGATTATTGGCAAGGTGATGAGAGTAAATTTAGTCTTGTATACAAACAATCTATAGCACATCGCTTTAGCAGCGTTGAATATGATGCGTCAACACATCATTTTCAGGTACATCTAAGTTTACCTATAAAAGATCCCCAAGGCGAACATATTGGCGTTATTACTTTAGGGGTTGATGTAGAAAAAGCGCTGCATTCATTTAACAATATCGTATTAAATTAA